GTTAGTATGATGTGATCCTATGTAAATAATTACAATGATGGTACCTGTGATTCTGTGTAAATTTCGTTGTAAGACAATACGTGCGATCGAAGGTGCTTTGATAACTGACTCTACATATCAAATCATTCTCGGGTTCAATGGTGTTCGACAACATCACAAGGTTAGCTTTAAGTTATaaacataattaataattaataattaataatgtacTGTAATCTGTTTGATttaaaggttgttgagttcacttGCGGTTGTTCCTCTGGTCGATATAGTTGGCTTCGTTTATTATGAATTTGGATTCCCAGGGGTAAGTTAAGTATGTTTAGACATATATTTACAGACAACCCATGCTTATTCTATATATTGGTTTCTTTTTGCCCAGTTAGGTCGCTAGATGTGTTGAAATCGGGCTGCCTAAGCTCATTTGTATGATTTTTATATCTCACGTATACTTGGCAAACGATTCAAGTTGGGTCGGTTTGGATAATGGGTCCAACTATTTTTGGGTTGAAACGGGTCATGAGTCAAACGAGATAGATTTTCAAACGGCTCGAAACGGGTCAAACGAGACAGATTTTCAAACGGCTCGAAACGGGCCAAACGAGTCAGATTTTTAAATGGCTCCAAATGGGTCAGGTTGATAAGATATTGAAACGGGTCAGGGGTCAAATGGGTCATATTGGGCCCATTTTTGGTAGTTTTTACAAATAAAATAAGAAAATAGGATTCCTACAATGAGAATAAATGAGCTATGAAGTTGAAGTTTGAGGATGAGAGCTCCATATATTCTTTCAAATAGATAACTATAAGCGTGGTATTAAAATCATTCCAAAATTCAATTCTTGACCTGTTATGTGCAGTATGGTATAATAAATGAGCTATGCACTTGGTATGGTTTTTTATATTCTTAGtcttagtatatatatatttttttaatttgaaAAGCATTGCACTTGGTATGGTACCTTAATCTAATATCTTTGCAACGCTGTTGAAGTAACACAGTTCAGTTGTTATGAGGATTTACTAGAGAAACTGGAGAGTAAGTTTGAAATTGAAGGCGAACTGGGCGTGATACCAAAGAAATGGTAAGTTGTGTACACTGCTGCTAAGGATTACATCATGATGGTTGGGGATGATCCATGGCAGTAAGTACATGTTATAACTATTTATTATCCCTTCCCCATTCAATAGAAAATGAGAGCATAAAGCTTTTTGGCAACACAAAAAAGTGTAGATTGGGGTAGGGACAAAGCATATAACTTTTGATGAATCGATGAACAAGAAATTGTTCTCTAATAAGAGATATATTTGATCACCCTTTTCATATTTTTATAAGTGGCAATGTTGACCCATGTGCATTTTTGACCCAACTAATAAAGGAAATTTTGATCTGTTACCAAACATAAATGACCTAAACCTTACTTTTAACTGTTTTTAGTAGAAAACTTATCTCTTTTAAGAACACATTTAGCATAAGTTATGTTTTACATTGTCACAACAATTTCAGAAAATATTATGCCTTGATCAGAGGTAATTTCAATAATGAATGGTTCCTTTTTGCTGCCTCAGTCCGATTTCAGGTTTATGTACACTTCATTTGTTCATCTGTGGTAATTTTGTTGATTGATGTTGCTGCCATATGATTTCAGTTTGATTAAATTTATATATAGACTAAATTGGGTTTTTTTCAATGTTCTTAACCCAATTCGATCAACAGCACCTTATGGCTCTTTTAGAAACGTTGAAGCAACTGATCAAAATGTCTCATTAAAACCTACACATTAGAACACGTAAGATTTAGAGTTTAAAACAGTTAAAACTTAAATATGATAATATACAAATATAGGAGATATTATAAATAAAGGTACGAACTTGGTTAAGTAGTTTCAATGTAGATTTATTTGTGATTACGCATATACTGTAGTACTTTACAATGGGTCAACTGGGATCTTAAGCAGCCGATTGGATCCGGTGGTATGTCTTCATCACTTTCTGCAACCGTCACTGCTTTTGCGGTTGCTGTTGGTTTACAAGATGGTATTGGCAGTTCAACTTATATTTAGATTGTATTGTATGATCTTTGTCCTTAAATTTACTTAAATTTGCTAATTAGGGAAAAATGAAATCTGTATTGTGACTTATGATATCTTATAAAGCGGTGGCAGGTGATGTATGATGCAAATGGTGTACGATTGCATGCTCAAACTAAGCAGAGGTTAGTCTATAGTAATTTTTGTTGATGTCGGATTATATTTGTAGGATTTGATCAATTTTTCATATACTCTATCATAGGTTATTATTGTAAGTTAGTAGCTGATAAAAAATTATAAGTATGTTACAAATCTTAAGATTGTAAATTTACAGGTTCTGAATTGAATTGTAGATGAACTCCCTGTTGAACATACATCGCCTGAGAGCAGGCCACTACGTGAACTTCTTGGCCACACTCCTCCTCAGGTTAGTTTACACTTGTAAAGATTGATCAACATCTACGATTTGATTTAGGTTATACAGTGTTGATCGACTACCGACAAATTTTCATTGTGACAAGATCTCTACCATTTGTAAGATAGATGTGTAAACTTAAAATTTAAATTGATAATGTTTGGAAGTTTAGTTCGTAAAATGTTCAGTTAACCCTAAATCATGTGATCATTGTAGTTGAAATTTGGATTACCCATGAAACTTTATTGTAGTCGGTAACTTTAATTAATGAACTACAAAGAAATGCATATATTTGAACCCAAAATGAAGATCGATTGTGCACACACGATTTTGTGCAATCATAATTTATGTGCATATATTAGGCGTACGTGCTACTTTGAATGTTGTGGAACCAAAAAGTTTCATTCGTTCCAATTTTTTAACTTGGGATTGTTTAACTTGCTATGAGTCATCTCAAATTGTACCTTTTTGTAACATTATTGAAATTTTCgcattaacttaatgatttcgattgTGATAAGGCTGTTGAAGGAACAAGAATTGCTGGTGCTTTAAGGATTATTTGTGTTGATTTTCATGGCAACCAATTCGAACCTGGTAAGTTACAAAATAGATAAAAACTTTTGTTACTAAAAGATTGAAACAGTACAAATGGATCTTAAAAGATGTACTCCGTAGTTTATATGACACAACAAAGAAATATGTTGTAATTTAGTAATTTTGATGTTTTCATATCATATACTCACTTATGTTACTGGCTGTTCTTTAACCTTCACGAAACGCACTTCGAAAAGCAGGGATACTTCAATTTGATTTTAGATTAGTACTAACATTTTCAAATTCAAAAAGTGACTTGACTAAATCATGTAACATGTAATTGTTTATAGGTAGAGTGGTGGTAAAAGTAAGGTCGGCATTGCATGTTTTGAAAAGAGTTATCTTCAGCTACATATTGATGCAGAATGTTCTCCGGTCCGTGACTCAAAGCAAACTTAGAGTGGATAAACCGAACATCCATGGTATGCTATGTTTTTCTATGTATTTTTAAAGGGTGTTTTGGATTCGACTGACTCTATGCAAATTATTTTTATAGTGTAGTTCTTAAGGTAAGATACTAagcatataattagttttatatacagCTGGTGGCAGTACGGGCTCATTTAATCATTTCAGGCCTTATATGCTAATTTGCATTGGCTAAAACATGTCTTCGAGACAAGTTGTAGAAATATGTTGCGTTTATCGTAAACATATGCACACGGTTAATGTAATAGTGGCAGTGACTCATGGAATTGTCATGGACTATTGTTACAAGTGTTAAAATGGGTTATTTCAGATAGGTTATATTGTAAAATCGTTTAAAGATTAGTTTTGACCAAAGCAAAATCACATAAACTTATACATTTAATCGGTATCAATACTAATGTTTCGAATGCTAAGACATATTATACATTTAGAATTATAAACACATCCTcgaaataaattatatatttttctactttaatactatataattataattatggcaTATACAGTTGAAATTGATTTTTTTTAGCGTCTTCCAAACGAACTAATGTTACTTCCGGGCCTACGTAGTGGTAAAAGAGTCTCTTGCTTCAATATTTCAAACCGAAGATACAAATGGAGGTTGAAACAAGGAAAGTCCAAGAAAAAACCAAACATATGTGTGTCTCATGGTTTTGACCGTTTGCGAAATGAAAGTCGATTAAAGCCGGGTACAAAATGTTTATTCACTTACCACTTTAAAGAGCATGCTTTTTATGTTTACAACAATCCATAAGCTCAAAGTTGTGTAATGAATAATTGTATGAAGAAATGTTTTCGAATTATTGATGATGTGTATTCTTTATAATTTAGAAATTCAACAACAATATTTGAGCCCCTAATATCGTAGATACATATGCAATTTTTAATTTCGACATTTTGGTTGCGGATGagtaccgtgcaacgcacgggctcattaatctagtatacatataaatattaaaatctGGCATCCTCAAAACCATGCAAGTCGCTGACTCTGTTTAACGACTTTTTCATAATAGCAACTTTAGCAAGTTTCTCAGCCATACGCCAAGCCGATGTGGGCGTTAACGGCTCACCCTTATCATCCAAAGAAGCCGACTTCTCCACTCTCTCGGCTTGAGCTTGGCGCCGGCTTTGCAACTCGTTCAACTCAGCCTCAACCCTTACAACAAACTCACTACAACCCAAGCTCGTTTTGTGCATTAAAGCTCGAGCCGAAACTAGCATATGGTATGCACCGATCAAATCGTTTCGAGCCGTTAGCCGGCGAGACTCGGCTATAGCTCTAGTAGTAACAAAGAGGCTTCTCAACCGTTGGATGGAAATAGAAGTTGATCTGACGGTATTCATACGAGGTACAACCAATGCATGTTGTTTATATACAACCTCCTGAGTTACTGATTCCCTGTAACTGCAGCGCACGGATAAAACGCGGTGGGCCCCAACCGTTGCAGAAGGCACTTTCAATTCGATTAATATTTCTCTCTCTTCGTGCGCATACAATTCCCCGATCCGAACCGTACTCGACCCGAGAGAAACGGGTCGTGGTAAATGCGAATACACACCTGCGATTTCAGCCGGAGCTGAATCGTATACAAACCCTAACTTTAACCGTAAATCCTGACCTGCCACGTGTAATAAACCtttaaatgttttctcaaactcgTGATCGTTAATAGCATTGAGGTTTAATGTGTGTACGCCAATGTCGCGTGACGATGATGTGTGATCGGAAAGGAGAATGATGCTAGAAACGGCGTTTTTCTCTTTCCGATCTTCTAGAACCTTCGCAGCCTTCTTAACGGCGTCGTTTGAGTTCGACGGTGCTTGTAGAACCGCCATGGCTTCCACTATCCGACGCGCCCCCCGTTGACCCGTCAACGTCATCCGTTTTAAAGGTAATAACCGCTTTGAATATGAAGAGAAAGCAACGATCGATAACCGATCGGATGATGAAAGTGATGAAATAATCGTCTTCATCGCCGTTTGTAGTTTTTTAGTCGATATATTTCCACTGACATCGACTACGGCGACTAAATCAATCGGAGCTCTGTTTTGTGTTTTCGCCGGAGCTTTCGTTCTTAGAACAACCGCGTACGTCTCGGAGCTCCGGCCAGACGAAATTAAAGCTATTTCCGGTAGTAACTGTACGTCAACATCTCTTACATTATCAATACCGTTACTGTGATAAAGAAAATCACTAACGATCAAGTCCCGATCGTAATTTTCATCAGATTCAGGAATCGGTTTGAACCGAGCTTTTGGCGTTAAAAACGCTAACGGTTCATCATCATTATAAAATTTCAAATCCGATTTCTGTTTCTTCAGTTTGAAATTATTCTTATTCTGATTATTCTGATAATCATTTGGCGCCTTTTCAACTGCATTTTCATTATTTAAAGATAAAAGTGGCATCTGTTTCCATAAATCACCACATATAGGACAAGCTAGGTTTCGAGTTTTGTTCACGTGAGCTGCAATACACGGATAATGAAAATTGTGTGAACATTCTGCTGTGAAAATAGCTACGGATCGCCCTCTTTTCACACTCTGTAAACACACTCCACATCTGTTCTGCAATTAAAAAAAAGGCATTCGTTAAAATTAAATTTATTAGTAAAGCGATAATAATTATTCTATTATTCTAATTTTAATTCAATTGTACACGTGACACATAATTGACAAAAACTTACGATTTTTCATATTACCTACCTAAACATTTTCTAAttagtttaaaattttaaattaagaaaAAAACAAAATTATGTTTACCGTGGAGAAATGTAGGTTCCATTTGATGAGTGAAAAAGTAGGAGGAGATCGAGGTGATGTTGGAGTGGATGACCATTGAAACAACTTATGGCTGTTAGTTGTTTTGCATTGGAGCGTTGGACTTACAGGAACTGATTTGGATTCAATGgtggcggcggcggcggcggcggctgTGGTTCGACACCGTAGGGCTGGGGTTGAATCGGTGGTGGTGTTAGATTGAACCATTTGAGGTGTAGAAGGAGTAGAAAATAAGCTAAATCTGGAACCAGATTTGGGAGTAGTATTAATAATGGAATCAGATTTTTTAGGGAATGATGTGCAGAAAGTTTTTCTCCGTCTAAACACCATTTCTACTTAATTTCAAATTTGATTAATTTGGTTAAGAGAAATGGCGAATTTGAATGAGAGAATTAGAAGATGATGaaatgattgaaaaaaaaaaaagtaatagaGTGAGTTAGTGGAAGATGGGAGGTGTAATAATAAtgggagttgatccgtacaccgccttatttttgccatacaccactaaaACAATTATTTGAACATTTCTACCCTTCATTTGAGAAGTTAAGGGGAGTTGGTGGTGAATAAAAGGAAGGGTAAAAATGTCCAAATAAttgttttggtggtgtatggccaaaataaggtggtgtacgaatcacctCCCAATAATAATATAGAAAAGGTTGATGAGTAGTTGAATTCTCTGTATCTTTGTGTGTTGTGCAGAGTTTCTGTTACGAGGTCAATAAATTATTTGTTTTTATACAGAAAAATTAGGTATGCCAAACGCTAATAAAATGTTgtttctgttataattcagtaggcttataactacctttaatggttataagaacaaagagagaaaaagagagaagaaggagagaagaaatattgatattgatatttcaagagaaatggtgcaccataaatggttaccatacatgtctatttatagtataaaatattactatgcaagaaatataataataataaaattaacatccaatctagatattttataacacaatctagatattttataacactcccccttggatgacaattttattagagaataactagtactgcctcgttaaaaaccttgctaaagaaaactcattgagataaaactttagctaagggaaaaagagtgcagcataaagttgactccccctcaagtaggcaacgcctgagttgttacatcttctgaacatgcctcatgccaatattatgaacgtgtgttctgaaaatagcagttagcagtgctttggtataaagatcagcagagttgttgattgaacgtatctcattttaatctggttgtcttttacgatatcttgagtatatgagaaaaatctgatgttttcatctgaaactgtatcatctaaatcttttatgtacaagtttggccctcgtgatttgtctacagtctcattcatggtttgttcaaaccgttgtttcagttcctattccctttcagtctttttctgagccttaccaatataccattcttttccatcaaacttatgaccgttaagaccgtttatagctttagcgcctcgtcagcatttatgttttgttctgtcatttttgatactcttctttcatttgtattatgtaagctgtattatcttcatagatagttgttacgcttttatagcgttctagtccacaagaatcaataatgatttgtatcattgatcttaactaaaatcattcccgagtagcttcatgtaatgcaatcacttcggcatgatttgatgatgttgcaacaagtgtttgttttgagaacgtcatgatattgcggtgcctccatttaggaatacatgtccagtttgagatttagctttatgtagatcggataaataatctgcatctgtataaccaaacaaatcttgtttcgagttgttagaataaaataattataaatcagtagttccccgaaggtatcaaacta
This genomic window from Rutidosis leptorrhynchoides isolate AG116_Rl617_1_P2 chromosome 2, CSIRO_AGI_Rlap_v1, whole genome shotgun sequence contains:
- the LOC139894467 gene encoding uncharacterized protein isoform X3 — translated: MMQMVYDCMLKLSRDELPVEHTSPESRPLRELLGHTPPQAVEGTRIAGALRIICVDFHGNQFEPGRVVVKVRSALHVLKRVIFSYILMQNVLRSVTQSKLRVDKPNIHVVKESLASIFQTEDTNGG
- the LOC139894467 gene encoding uncharacterized protein isoform X1 gives rise to the protein MMQMVYDCMLKLSRDELPVEHTSPESRPLRELLGHTPPQAVEGTRIAGALRIICVDFHGNQFEPGRVVVKVRSALHVLKRVIFSYILMQNVLRSVTQSKLRVDKPNIHVLYTAGGSTGSFNHFRPYMLICIG
- the LOC139894467 gene encoding uncharacterized protein isoform X2, producing the protein MMQMVYDCMLKLSRDELPVEHTSPESRPLRELLGHTPPQAVEGTRIAGALRIICVDFHGNQFEPGRVVVKVRSALHVLKRVIFSYILMQNVLRSVTQSKLRVDKPNIHAGGSTGSFNHFRPYMLICIG
- the LOC139894467 gene encoding uncharacterized protein isoform X4, with amino-acid sequence MMQMVYDCMLKLSRDELPVEHTSPESRPLRELLGHTPPQAVEGTRIAGALRIICVDFHGNQFEPGRVVVKVRSALHVLKRVIFSYILMQNVLRSVTQSKLRVDKPNIHASSKRTNVTSGPT
- the LOC139894466 gene encoding probable E3 ubiquitin-protein ligase EDA40 produces the protein MVFRRRKTFCTSFPKKSDSIINTTPKSGSRFSLFSTPSTPQMVQSNTTTDSTPALRCRTTAAAAAAATIESKSVPVSPTLQCKTTNSHKLFQWSSTPTSPRSPPTFSLIKWNLHFSTNRCGVCLQSVKRGRSVAIFTAECSHNFHYPCIAAHVNKTRNLACPICGDLWKQMPLLSLNNENAVEKAPNDYQNNQNKNNFKLKKQKSDLKFYNDDEPLAFLTPKARFKPIPESDENYDRDLIVSDFLYHSNGIDNVRDVDVQLLPEIALISSGRSSETYAVVLRTKAPAKTQNRAPIDLVAVVDVSGNISTKKLQTAMKTIISSLSSSDRLSIVAFSSYSKRLLPLKRMTLTGQRGARRIVEAMAVLQAPSNSNDAVKKAAKVLEDRKEKNAVSSIILLSDHTSSSRDIGVHTLNLNAINDHEFEKTFKGLLHVAGQDLRLKLGFVYDSAPAEIAGVYSHLPRPVSLGSSTVRIGELYAHEEREILIELKVPSATVGAHRVLSVRCSYRESVTQEVVYKQHALVVPRMNTVRSTSISIQRLRSLFVTTRAIAESRRLTARNDLIGAYHMLVSARALMHKTSLGCSEFVVRVEAELNELQSRRQAQAERVEKSASLDDKGEPLTPTSAWRMAEKLAKVAIMKKSLNRVSDLHGFEDARF